A region from the Anoplolepis gracilipes chromosome 2, ASM4749672v1, whole genome shotgun sequence genome encodes:
- the Rchy1 gene encoding RING finger and CHY zinc finger domain-containing protein 1, translating to MQNNDENKTQDVAVDSDEDQSCDTEKSVDCNDEVPDHGTDNPTADRDDGSSRGTKKSTSNNNDENPGRDAKKSVAKSESYAWSMYRASTSREKLLASPEDDYGCEHYKRKSKFVTPCCNKVYTCRFCHDEQEAHTVNRKEVTELICVLCDTRQPVQATCQNCYCQFGKYTCLECNLFDDEDKNQYHCDGCGICRVGGRDKFFHCAKCNMCLPVQLQNGHTCIENVSHSNCPVCLEDIHTSRTPCHIPGCGHLLHRTCFKELLQSGHYACPTCQVSLLDMTDLWKYLDNEVLQTPMPEEYKDYKADILCKDCHEESTVKFHIVGLKCLNCGSYNTCRIKGSPSPVCTDPDVLPEAAAGGSSKEEKEQS from the exons ATGCAGAACAACGACGAGAATAAGACACAGGACGTCGCTGTGGATAGCGATGAGGATCAGAGTTGTGATACCGAGAAATCCGTGGATTGCAATGACGAGGTTCCCGATCACGGCACCGACAACCCCACTGCGGATCGTGACGATGGCTCGAGTCGTGGTACCAAGAAGTCCACCTCGAATAATAACGACGAAAACCCCGGTCGCGACGCCAAGAAGTCTGTTGCAAAGAGCGAAAGCTATGCTTGGTCTATGTATCGCGCCTCTACCTCGCGAGAGAAATTGCTCGCCTCTCCGGAGGATGATTATGGCTGCGAACATTATAAGCGAAAATCCAAATTTGTC ACTCCTTGTTGTAACAAAGTCTACACATGTCGCTTTTGTCACGATGAGCAAGAAGCACACACAGTAAATAGGAAAGAAGTCACAGAATTAATATGTGTTCTTTGTGATACTCGTCAACCTGTTCAAGCCACTTGTCAAAATTGTTATTGTCAATTTGGCAAATACACATGCCTTGAATGTAATCTTTTTGACGATGaagataaaaatcaatatcatTGTGATGGTTGTGGTATATGTAGAGTCGGCGGCcgtgataaattttttcactgTGCAAAGTGCAACATGTGTTTACCAGTCCAACTACAAAATGGACATACG TGCATAGAGAATGTCTCACATTCCAATTGTCCTGTGTGTCTCGAAGATATTCATACGAGTCGCACACCATGTCACATTCCCGGTTGCGGACACTTGTTACATCGGACGTGTTTCAAGGAATTGTTACAATCAGGACACTATGCCTGTCCGACGTGTCAGGTGTCACTTTTAGACATGACGGATTTATggaaatatttagataatgaAGTATTACAGACACCAATGCCAGAGGAATACAAGGATTATAAAGCcgatattttatgcaaagaCTGTCACGAG GAATCTACGGTGAAATTTCATATTGTTGGATTGAAGTGTTTAAACTGTGGTAGCTATAATACTTGCAGGATAAAAGGCTCACCTTCTCCAG TTTGTACAGATCCAGATGTTCTACCAGAAGCAGCAGCTGGTGGCAGTAGTAAAGAAGAGAAGGAGCAATCGTAA
- the Taf13 gene encoding transcription initiation factor TFIID subunit 13 isoform X3, whose translation MSAEETYEQFEDEEAEIPIGGTLPGGRKRLFSKELRCMMYGFGDDQNPYTESVDLLEDLVIEFITEMTHRAMEIGRTGRVQVEDIVFLVRKDPRKYARVKDLLTMNEELKKARKAFDEVKYAG comes from the exons ATGTCTGCTGAAGAAACTTACGAACAG tttgaGGATGAAGAGGCGGAGATTCCTATCGGTGGGACTTTACCTGGTGGAAGAAAACGTCTCTTTTCCAAGGAATTGCGATGCATGATGTATGGCTTTGGCGACGATCAAAATCCTTATACTGAGAGTGTAGATTTGTTGGAAGATTTAGTTATCGAATTTATAACGGAAATGACACACCGTGCTATGGAAATAGGACGCACTGGACGAGTTCAAGTGGaagatattgtatttttag TAAGAAAAGACCCTAGGAAATATGCCAGAGTAAAGGATCTTCTAACAATGAACGAAGAACTGAAGAAAGCAAGAAAAGCTTTTGACGAAGTTAAATATGCAG gTTAG
- the Ppox gene encoding protoporphyrinogen oxidase has translation MTIVLGGGISGLSAAYYAANNARNSAVILLEASSRVGGWIQSKTSPTGAIFEQGPRTIRPVGLAGKNTLNLVEDLQLSNKLIHIGQSHPATRNRLIYADEALHLLPASLKGIFKTISLLDRPLINYLWTDLKAPKISKEDDSIYNFVQRRLGQDIADNIISPIICGICAGDARKISVNFLFKSLFEAEQKYGSIVKGILANRLKKVFSKSKDTVKENNAANLHLTLADIAEKERWALWGLEGGLEQLPQALANNLRERGVKIQTKAKCEKLTFKSNHIELLINGNIQECSRVISSLPAKNLAELVQEQHPTLSAELEVIPTVTVGVVNFEFQGDVLPLQAFGFLVPPKENLPLLGVIFDSCVFPHKSSTVLTVMMGGAWFEKYFGPNPSEEQLLTTAIDHTKNILCIEEEPVAYNVAVLKDCIPQHVVGHTQRIKRIHDYISAHHIPLRLCGSSYQGVGLNDVILSAKQAVCDIVQ, from the exons atgacaatAGTATTAGGAGGTGGTATATCAGGTTTATCAGCAGCATATTATGCTGCTAATAATGCAAGAAATTCGGCTGTTATTTTATTGGAAGCGTCCAGTCGTGTGGGTGGTTGGATACAAAGTAAAACATCACCAACCGGAGCAATCTTTGAGCAAGGACCAAGAACCATTAGACCAGTTGGCTTAGCTGGAAAAAATACTCTTAACTTGGTAGAGGATCTTCAATtgagtaataaattaattcatatcgGTCAAAGTCATCCCGCAACGCGGAATAGATTGATCTATGCAGATGAGGCATTGCATTTGCTACCAGCTTCATTAAAGGGTATCTTCAAAACGATTTCACTGTTAGATCGTCCCCTGATAAACTATTTGTGGACAGACTTGAAAGCTCCAAAGATATCCAAAGAGGACGATAGTATCTATAATTTCGTCCAAAGAAGATTAGGTCAAGACATCGCAGATAATATCATCAGTCCTATAATTTGTGGCATATGTGCGGGAGATGCACGGAAAATTagtgttaattttttgttcaaatCTCTATTTGAAGCGGAACAGAAATATGGTTCTATAGTAAAAGGCATATTGgcaaatcgattaaaaaaagttttttcaaaatcaaaagatacagtaaaagaaaataatgctGCAAATTTACATCTGACTTTAGCAGATATAGCTGAAAAAGAACGTTGGGCATTGTGGGGCTTGGAGGGAGGACTTGAACAATTACCTCAGGCATTGGCCAATAATTTGAGAGAGCGAGGAGTGAAAATACAAACTAAGGCAAAGTGTGAAAAACTTACATTTAAATCAAATCATATAGAACTATTAATTAACGGCAATATTCAAGAATGTTCGCGTGTTATTTCGAGTTTACCTGCAAAGAATTTGGCTGAACTAGTGCAGGAACAACATCCTACATTGTCGGCAGAATTAGAGGTGATACCTACAGTAACAGTAGGAGtagttaattttgaatttcagGGGGATGTATTGCCATTACAGGCATTTGGCTTTCTTGTACCGCCAAAAGAGAATCTTCCTCTGCTAGGTGTAATCTTTGACTCCTGTGTTTTCCCTCATAAGTCTTCAaca GTGCTGACAGTCATGATGGGTGGTGCGTggttcgaaaaatatttcggtCCAAATCCATCAGAAGAACAACTGTTAACAACGGCGATTGAccatacaaaaaatatcttatgtaTCGAGGAAGAACCAGTCGCATACAACGTTGCCGTTCTGAAGGACTGTATTCCGCAGCATGTCGTGGGTCATACTCAACGTATAAAACGCATCCACGATTATATTTCCGCACACCATATTCCCCTGAGACTATGCGGTTCTTCTTACCAAGGTGTAGGACTCAACGACGTTATTCTGTCAGCAAAACAGGCCGTTTGTGACATTGTACAATAA
- the Taf13 gene encoding transcription initiation factor TFIID subunit 13 isoform X2: MSAEETYEQFEDEEAEIPIGGTLPGGRKRLFSKELRCMMYGFGDDQNPYTESVDLLEDLVIEFITEMTHRAMEIGRTGRVQVEDIVFLVRKDPRKYARVKDLLTMNEELKKARKAFDEVKYAE; the protein is encoded by the exons ATGTCTGCTGAAGAAACTTACGAACAG tttgaGGATGAAGAGGCGGAGATTCCTATCGGTGGGACTTTACCTGGTGGAAGAAAACGTCTCTTTTCCAAGGAATTGCGATGCATGATGTATGGCTTTGGCGACGATCAAAATCCTTATACTGAGAGTGTAGATTTGTTGGAAGATTTAGTTATCGAATTTATAACGGAAATGACACACCGTGCTATGGAAATAGGACGCACTGGACGAGTTCAAGTGGaagatattgtatttttag TAAGAAAAGACCCTAGGAAATATGCCAGAGTAAAGGATCTTCTAACAATGAACGAAGAACTGAAGAAAGCAAGAAAAGCTTTTGACGAAGTTAAATATGCAG AATAA
- the Taf13 gene encoding transcription initiation factor TFIID subunit 13 isoform X1: MSAEETYEQFEDEEAEIPIGGTLPGGRKRLFSKELRCMMYGFGDDQNPYTESVDLLEDLVIEFITEMTHRAMEIGRTGRVQVEDIVFLVRKDPRKYARVKDLLTMNEELKKARKAFDEVKYAGTVKD; this comes from the exons ATGTCTGCTGAAGAAACTTACGAACAG tttgaGGATGAAGAGGCGGAGATTCCTATCGGTGGGACTTTACCTGGTGGAAGAAAACGTCTCTTTTCCAAGGAATTGCGATGCATGATGTATGGCTTTGGCGACGATCAAAATCCTTATACTGAGAGTGTAGATTTGTTGGAAGATTTAGTTATCGAATTTATAACGGAAATGACACACCGTGCTATGGAAATAGGACGCACTGGACGAGTTCAAGTGGaagatattgtatttttag TAAGAAAAGACCCTAGGAAATATGCCAGAGTAAAGGATCTTCTAACAATGAACGAAGAACTGAAGAAAGCAAGAAAAGCTTTTGACGAAGTTAAATATGCAGGTACTGTCAAAGACTAG
- the LOC140676223 gene encoding uncharacterized protein isoform X1 has product MEDIERFIKIVQQKRLVNQCELERLDVPSDEHKKLVKELQNLKNIKLFTGERELMKENIIKHLAVITGHRHSIHKLVQSSNDISGLPVSHDYAQDLTVMFTDTIEFLNNIGDTYKTFTNVKDHNMDILQLTNTVETCIKTVGNELYQIKHNISQLETLKDNIAVLQQCMIDTSDNIDGESTTLTFSGESTDSGTTIK; this is encoded by the exons atggaAGACATAGaacgttttataaagattgTGCAGCAAAAGAGACTCGTTAATCAATGCGAATTGGAACGTCTTGATGTACCATCTGATGAGCATAAGAAATTGGTGAAGGAATTACAAAACTTGAAAA atattaaattgttcaCAGGGGAAAGAGAACtaatgaaggaaaatattataaaacatcttGCTGTAATTACAGGGCACAGACACTCTATACACAAACTTGTACAATCCTCAAATGACATTTCAGGGTTGCCTGTTTCACATGATTATGCACA agatCTGACAGTAATGTTCACTGATACAATAGAATTCTTGAATAATATAGGAGATACTTATAAAACATTCACCAATGTTAAGGACCATAATATGGATATTTTACAGCTTACTAACACTGTG gaAACATGTATCAAAACTGTAGGAAATGaactatatcaaataaaacataatatttcacaattagaAACATTGAAAGATAATATAGCAGTACTTCAACAATGCATGATAGATACTAGTGATAATATAGATG GTGAAAGTACAACTTTGACTTTTAGTGGTGAGTCAACGGACAGTGGAAcaactattaaataa
- the LOC140676223 gene encoding uncharacterized protein isoform X2: protein MEDIERFIKIVQQKRLVNQCELERLDVPSDEHKKLVKELQNLKRERELMKENIIKHLAVITGHRHSIHKLVQSSNDISGLPVSHDYAQDLTVMFTDTIEFLNNIGDTYKTFTNVKDHNMDILQLTNTVETCIKTVGNELYQIKHNISQLETLKDNIAVLQQCMIDTSDNIDGESTTLTFSGESTDSGTTIK from the exons atggaAGACATAGaacgttttataaagattgTGCAGCAAAAGAGACTCGTTAATCAATGCGAATTGGAACGTCTTGATGTACCATCTGATGAGCATAAGAAATTGGTGAAGGAATTACAAAACTTGAAAA GGGAAAGAGAACtaatgaaggaaaatattataaaacatcttGCTGTAATTACAGGGCACAGACACTCTATACACAAACTTGTACAATCCTCAAATGACATTTCAGGGTTGCCTGTTTCACATGATTATGCACA agatCTGACAGTAATGTTCACTGATACAATAGAATTCTTGAATAATATAGGAGATACTTATAAAACATTCACCAATGTTAAGGACCATAATATGGATATTTTACAGCTTACTAACACTGTG gaAACATGTATCAAAACTGTAGGAAATGaactatatcaaataaaacataatatttcacaattagaAACATTGAAAGATAATATAGCAGTACTTCAACAATGCATGATAGATACTAGTGATAATATAGATG GTGAAAGTACAACTTTGACTTTTAGTGGTGAGTCAACGGACAGTGGAAcaactattaaataa
- the Twy gene encoding uncharacterized protein Twy isoform X1 codes for MVEIVEDMDNLDDKLFSSTFKRNPSTEDGKKKITFADEDDPLTDLLADKDFSSGQKNLVAVRDKSIIDDLFNKKISNESLSSLKPGEKESLTSALSATVYDKSKVTDEKAKKLSLMQDLFGNTLHISPSNESNISKKSVSTKQGIIQHATEPRIQLQHSTYAPTAFGTREPRRSKRTSEIINDPLGLFSLGTISNQTEKTVTHSEERRTVSADLSRQKSETKQYLPDWLEPKKTIGNKNSNYVQDKITPAEELFNRHRRLSSDNIVQEDETRVVESLPPEKKELTKSLNNQKIEINENEKRKIEEDYHKSNTIDVSPVTNKNSADAYGNLIRKDASCENMIHKLELENSHLTVTMRSLNEKYENEIMILDESYKRQIGFLQERTDTLEKRMQQELECLETDYEAKIEKLKNEKMQIESFYKEEIQNLKKEHAQLIEEIYERHSQNTRLLQKEHFDTIESILKMREVENLAMTTIATHKTDMQNLLQKADFIVENLKNVQEKTDHRDDQSIKLREYYLKNQEEDMQTRNVEIKKQQELLMEERDKIMKVADRLDSHVAHLVLELEKKSTMLNEALEILKKREQSLSHERELFEEKVQWEYNHLQALKESWFNEQEKQLKLLTKEKEVIAAKKRQYEVLRTIKTNSDNITKIESAAAIKTAQDATMLANQERLKWQEKIKYLEIQQQALQEKEYRLLARAKDIENFTQVAFTKNEEAVKALKEARNIENEYKTKFNPNFDIFEKFNSTNEKLTLTTAQLEKSEKNTNIPYNANRQTLSNQQHAFQVTTHFTEVVDPQLVMLKLNLENQLDDIHYI; via the exons ATGGTAGAAATAGTGGAGGACATGGATAATTTGGATGATAAACTATTTAGTAGTACATTTAAGAGAAACCCATCTACAGAAGATggcaaaaaaaagattacatttgcag atgaaGATGATCCATTAACTGATTTGCTAGCtgataaagatttttcatCAGGGCAAAAGAATTTGGTAGCAGTAAGAGATAAGAGTATAATAGATGATTTGttcaataaaaagatttcCAATGAGTCATTATCAAGTTTAAAACCAGGTGAAAAGGAAAGCTTGACATCTGCATTAAGTGCTACAGTATATGATAAGTCAAAAGTAACAGATGAAAAAGCTAAAAAATTGTCACTGATGCAAGATTTGTTTGGAAATACATTGCACATCTCGCCATCAAACGAAtcaaatattagtaaaaaatctGTATCAACCAAACAAGGAATCATACAGCATGCAACTGAACCTAGGATACAATTGCAGCATTCGACTTATGCACCGACAGCATTTGGAACAAGAGAGCCACGTAGAAGCAAAAGAACttcagaaattattaatgaccCTTTAGGATTATTCTCTTTGGGCACAATATCAAATCAAACTGAGAAAACTGTAACACAT tcaGAAGAAAGACGTACAGTATCTGCAGACTTAAGTAGACAGAAATCTGAAACTAAACAATATTTACCAGATTGGTTGGAACCTAAAAAGAcaataggaaataaaaatagtaactaTGTTCAAGATAAAATAACACCTGCTGAAGAATTATTCAATAGGCATAGAAGATTGAGCTCTGATAATATTGTTCAAGAAGATGAGACAAGAGTAGTTGAATCACTGCCACctgagaaaaaagaattgacaaaatcattaaataatcaaaaaattgaaataaatgaaaatgaaaaacgaAAGATTGAAGAAGATTATCATAAA TCCAACACAATAGATGTTTCTCctgttacaaataaaaattcagcAGATGCATATGGCAATTTAATTCGCAAAGATGCAAGTTGTGAAAATATGATTCATAAACTAGAGTTAGAAAACTCTCATTTAACAGTAACAATGCGTAgtttaaacgaaaaatatgaaaatgagATAATGATTTTAGATGAATCATATaa acgGCAAATAGGATTCTTGCAAGAAAGAACAGATACATTGGAAAAAAGAATGCAACAGGAACTTGAATGTTTAGAAACAGATTATGAAgcaaagattgaaaaattaaaaaatgaaaaaatgcaaattgaatcattttataaagaagaaatacaaaatttaaaa aaggaGCATGCACAACTTATAGAAGAAATTTACGAACGCCATTCTCAAAATACAAGACTGTTGCAGAAAGAACATTTTGATACAATAgagagtatattaaaaatgagagAGGTGGAGAATCTAGCTATGACAACCATAGCAACTCACAAGACTGATATGcaaaatttgttacaaaaagctgattttattgtagaaaatttaaaaaatgtgcaaGAAAAGACTGATCATAGAGATGACCAAAGCATAAAGttaagagaatattatttaaaaaatcaggaAGAAGATATGCAaa CACgaaatgtagaaataaaaaaacaacagGAGTTACTCATGGAAGAAcgtgataaaataatgaaagtagCAGATAGATTAGATTCACATGTTGCACATTTGGTGCTTGAATTAGAGAAGAAAAGTACTATGCTTAATGAAGCattggaaatattaaaaaaaagagaacaatCTCTGTCACATGAAAGAGAATTGTTTGAAGAAAAAGTACAATGGGAGTATAATCATTTACAG gCTTTAAAAGAATCTTGGTTTAATGAACAAGAAAAACAATTGAAGCTCTTAACAAAGGAGAAAGAAGTTATTGCAGCTAAAAAAAGACAATATGAAGTTTTAAGGACAATAAAAACTAATTCGgataatattacaaagatagag tcggCTGCTGCTATAAAAACAGCTCAAGACGCTACTATGCTGGCGAATCAAGAACGATTGAAATGGcaagaaaaaatcaaatatctcgaaatacAACAGCAGGCattacaagaaaaagaatacCGACTGTTAGCACGTGCCAAAGATATCGAAAATTTTACACAA GTAGCATTTACGAAAAATGAAGAAGCCGTCAAAGCCCTGAAAGAAGCTCGTAACATCGAAAATGAGTACAAAACTAAATTTAACCctaattttgacatatttgaaaaatttaattcaacaaa TGAAAAGTTGACTTTGACAACTGCTCAATTGGagaaatcagaaaaaaataccaATATTCCATATAATGCAAACAGGCAAACATTGTCTAATCAACAACATGCGTTTCAAGTTACTACTCATTTTACA gaagTTGTAGATCCACAATTAGTAATGTTGAAATTGAATCTGGAGAATCAACTAGatgatattcattatatatga
- the Twy gene encoding uncharacterized protein Twy isoform X2, with translation MVEIVEDMDNLDDKLFSSTFKRNPSTEDGKKKITFADEDDPLTDLLADKDFSSGQKNLVAVRDKSIIDDLFNKKISNESLSSLKPGEKESLTSALSATVYDKSKVTDEKAKKLSLMQDLFGNTLHISPSNESNISKKSVSTKQGIIQHATEPRIQLQHSTYAPTAFGTREPRRSKRTSEIINDPLGLFSLGTISNQTEKTVTHSEERRTVSADLSRQKSETKQYLPDWLEPKKTIGNKNSNYVQDKITPAEELFNRHRRLSSDNIVQEDETRVVESLPPEKKELTKSLNNQKIEINENEKRKIEEDYHKSNTIDVSPVTNKNSADAYGNLIRKDASCENMIHKLELENSHLTVTMRSLNEKYENEIMILDESYKRQIGFLQERTDTLEKRMQQELECLETDYEAKIEKLKNEKMQIESFYKEEIQNLKKEHAQLIEEIYERHSQNTRLLQKEHFDTIESILKMREVENLAMTTIATHKTDMQNLLQKADFIVENLKNVQEKTDHRDDQSIKLREYYLKNQEEDMQTRNVEIKKQQELLMEERDKIMKVADRLDSHVAHLVLELEKKSTMLNEALEILKKREQSLSHERELFEEKVQWEYNHLQALKESWFNEQEKQLKLLTKEKEVIAAKKRQYEVLRTIKTNSDNITKIESAAAIKTAQDATMLANQERLKWQEKIKYLEIQQQALQEKEYRLLARAKDIENFTQVAFTKNEEAVKALKEARNIENDEKLTLTTAQLEKSEKNTNIPYNANRQTLSNQQHAFQVTTHFTEVVDPQLVMLKLNLENQLDDIHYI, from the exons ATGGTAGAAATAGTGGAGGACATGGATAATTTGGATGATAAACTATTTAGTAGTACATTTAAGAGAAACCCATCTACAGAAGATggcaaaaaaaagattacatttgcag atgaaGATGATCCATTAACTGATTTGCTAGCtgataaagatttttcatCAGGGCAAAAGAATTTGGTAGCAGTAAGAGATAAGAGTATAATAGATGATTTGttcaataaaaagatttcCAATGAGTCATTATCAAGTTTAAAACCAGGTGAAAAGGAAAGCTTGACATCTGCATTAAGTGCTACAGTATATGATAAGTCAAAAGTAACAGATGAAAAAGCTAAAAAATTGTCACTGATGCAAGATTTGTTTGGAAATACATTGCACATCTCGCCATCAAACGAAtcaaatattagtaaaaaatctGTATCAACCAAACAAGGAATCATACAGCATGCAACTGAACCTAGGATACAATTGCAGCATTCGACTTATGCACCGACAGCATTTGGAACAAGAGAGCCACGTAGAAGCAAAAGAACttcagaaattattaatgaccCTTTAGGATTATTCTCTTTGGGCACAATATCAAATCAAACTGAGAAAACTGTAACACAT tcaGAAGAAAGACGTACAGTATCTGCAGACTTAAGTAGACAGAAATCTGAAACTAAACAATATTTACCAGATTGGTTGGAACCTAAAAAGAcaataggaaataaaaatagtaactaTGTTCAAGATAAAATAACACCTGCTGAAGAATTATTCAATAGGCATAGAAGATTGAGCTCTGATAATATTGTTCAAGAAGATGAGACAAGAGTAGTTGAATCACTGCCACctgagaaaaaagaattgacaaaatcattaaataatcaaaaaattgaaataaatgaaaatgaaaaacgaAAGATTGAAGAAGATTATCATAAA TCCAACACAATAGATGTTTCTCctgttacaaataaaaattcagcAGATGCATATGGCAATTTAATTCGCAAAGATGCAAGTTGTGAAAATATGATTCATAAACTAGAGTTAGAAAACTCTCATTTAACAGTAACAATGCGTAgtttaaacgaaaaatatgaaaatgagATAATGATTTTAGATGAATCATATaa acgGCAAATAGGATTCTTGCAAGAAAGAACAGATACATTGGAAAAAAGAATGCAACAGGAACTTGAATGTTTAGAAACAGATTATGAAgcaaagattgaaaaattaaaaaatgaaaaaatgcaaattgaatcattttataaagaagaaatacaaaatttaaaa aaggaGCATGCACAACTTATAGAAGAAATTTACGAACGCCATTCTCAAAATACAAGACTGTTGCAGAAAGAACATTTTGATACAATAgagagtatattaaaaatgagagAGGTGGAGAATCTAGCTATGACAACCATAGCAACTCACAAGACTGATATGcaaaatttgttacaaaaagctgattttattgtagaaaatttaaaaaatgtgcaaGAAAAGACTGATCATAGAGATGACCAAAGCATAAAGttaagagaatattatttaaaaaatcaggaAGAAGATATGCAaa CACgaaatgtagaaataaaaaaacaacagGAGTTACTCATGGAAGAAcgtgataaaataatgaaagtagCAGATAGATTAGATTCACATGTTGCACATTTGGTGCTTGAATTAGAGAAGAAAAGTACTATGCTTAATGAAGCattggaaatattaaaaaaaagagaacaatCTCTGTCACATGAAAGAGAATTGTTTGAAGAAAAAGTACAATGGGAGTATAATCATTTACAG gCTTTAAAAGAATCTTGGTTTAATGAACAAGAAAAACAATTGAAGCTCTTAACAAAGGAGAAAGAAGTTATTGCAGCTAAAAAAAGACAATATGAAGTTTTAAGGACAATAAAAACTAATTCGgataatattacaaagatagag tcggCTGCTGCTATAAAAACAGCTCAAGACGCTACTATGCTGGCGAATCAAGAACGATTGAAATGGcaagaaaaaatcaaatatctcgaaatacAACAGCAGGCattacaagaaaaagaatacCGACTGTTAGCACGTGCCAAAGATATCGAAAATTTTACACAA GTAGCATTTACGAAAAATGAAGAAGCCGTCAAAGCCCTGAAAGAAGCTCGTAACATCGAAAATGA TGAAAAGTTGACTTTGACAACTGCTCAATTGGagaaatcagaaaaaaataccaATATTCCATATAATGCAAACAGGCAAACATTGTCTAATCAACAACATGCGTTTCAAGTTACTACTCATTTTACA gaagTTGTAGATCCACAATTAGTAATGTTGAAATTGAATCTGGAGAATCAACTAGatgatattcattatatatga